The Halomonas qaidamensis genome includes the window GGGCATTTCATTACCTAGTGCGTTTTATGTACTGGCGGCGACCCACTGCACCCTAACGGATAGGGTACATATTTATCGGGATAAGCAAATGCCTGTGGGGCTAGAGGCTGCACTCACTACGTTTGAAAGCGGTGTGCAACGTGCTGGCGAAGCCACTCGGCTTGAGCGTGCTTCGGCATTGGGCGTGGATGAAACTACTCACGTTGCGCGCCTGAAAACCCTGGCAATGCGCGGTGCCGATTGGTCGCAGCCCCGGCCAGAGTGGGGGCTGGTGAATAATGCTGCCTTGATTTTAGCTCCGCGGTCGCTTACCCAAGGAAAAATGCTCGAAGGGCGTGCATTTTTGCATGACTACCACCCTTCCGAAGACCCCGATGGCAAGGTGTTAGAAGGGCTGATGATGGCGCCCATGCTAGTGGCTAGCTGGATCAATCTGCAGTACTACGCATCCACTGTGGTGCCAGAGCTGTATGGCGCAGGCAACAAGCTGCTGCATTCAGTCGTGGGAGGGCATGTTGGTGTCATTGAAGGTAACTCGCCACAGTTGCGGATTGGGTTGCCCGAGCAGTCGCTTCGCGATGGTGAAAAATTGCATCATGAGCCGTTGCGCTTAACCGTGGTGATCGATGCGCCTAAAGAGCGTATTGAAGCAATTTTGAAGCGCCAGCCCGTGGTGGCTGATTTGATAAACCACCGTTGGTTGTGGCTAACACGGATAGGTGATGAGGGCGTAGAGTGCTATACGCCGCAGGGCTGGCAGCCTGTGCTTGCCGATTGAAACCCCGTCACTTATTAAATGAAGTAATTTTCAAGTAGCTTACGAGGTGAATAGTGGCAACGCGACATTAGTCTTTTAGTGAGCATGCTAATATTTAACCAGAGTTAATACGTCAATAGATCAAGAAATGTCGATATTCTTTGGTAAATAGAAGAATTTTTGTAGTAGCTAAACAGTTTTTCATAGTATTTTGCGGCATCGTCACGTTATTGACTGTCAGCAGGATCGTTTTATGCCCCGGAAGTTGGTTGGATTCAGCCTAGTGCTAGGCTGGGGTACGTTTATTGTGATTGCTTTTTGGCTATTTACTTACAAAAATCTTCGCCTGTTTGCTGACGAACAAGACGTATTAGCTCAATTTCCGGCGGATGTTGCTCAATCCATGACGAGCATTGGTCCTTTGCCAACTCAATCTATCGGGCGTCTTATTCATTTTTGGAATCCCGCCTGTCGTTGCAGTCGCTTTAGCCAAAGCCATGTTGAAGAAATCATAACGAGCTACGAAAAACAGGGTATTGATTTTGTCGTGGCAGTGCCAAACCAGAGCTTAGTTGATAGAGCGTTAACTACGTTCCCAGGGGTATCTGATGTAATTGTTATTAATAATCTAGAGGGGCTTAGCAGTCCCTCGGCGGTTATCTTTGATTCACAAAATACGTTGGTCTATTTCGGTCCTTATAGCGATGGTGCCTTCTGTTCAAGTGATGGGAGCACTCCCGTTGAACAGGTGCTAGATAGCGCCATTACCCAGCAAAGCGTGACACCATGGCTTAATTTGTCCACTTTTGGCTGTTATTGCGATTGGCCTAATTAAAAATCATTAATAAGCTAATCATTAACCCCCATATCTACCTAACGACAGGGACACTTCTTTCATGCAGTTGAATAGACTCGATAAGGATCTTTTTCATGAGCAGTGGCAAGATGCGAGCCTCCTCATGTTTAAAATCCTCATTGCCCAGGGAGTGCTAGCACTGGCACTTGCTAGTTGGTATTCCACCTGGCTGGAGGCGCTCATTATTAGCGTGCCGACAGTAATACTAGGTGGTTACTTAACCTATTCACAAGGAAGTGACTTACTAACGCGTCTTTACTTGGGCGCGGCATTTATGGTGATGACTGGGCTGCATATCCACCAAACCCATGGGCTTATTGAAGTACACTTTGGATTGTTTGTGCTGTTAGCGATCCTTCTTTATTACCGCGACTGGCGTGTCATTGCTGCAGCTGCTGTTGTGGCGCTTATCCATCACCTTTCTTTTCATGTCTTACAAAGCATGGATATAGGCATTTATGTCATGCCTGAAGCGAGTCTGAAGATGGTCCTTGTTCATGGTGGTTATTTAGCATTTGAAGCGGCTGTGCTCGTGGCACTTGCTAACATTATGGCGGGTGAATTTATCCGTTCGCAAGGTGCACTTAATGAAAGCGATCGGCTGGGAAGTGAGTTGCAACGCCAGCGTGCGGCATTATTAAGTGAAGTTGAGCAAGCCATTAATAATATGGCAGGCCTCTCAAGCCGAGTCTCGTCGGCCTCTGAAAGCCTATCATCAGCGACCACACAGCAGGCGGCTAGCGTTGAACAGACAACGGCATCACTGGATGAATTAAGTGCCACTGTTGCGCAAAATGCTGAAAACGCCGTAGAAACAGAAAGTGTTGCCAATCAAGCCGCTAGGGATGCAAGTGACGGAAGCGCTGCCGTTTTACAAACTATTCAAGCCATGCGTGATATTGCCAGTAAAGTCAAAATCATTGATGACATTGCGTTTCAGACGAACTTACTGGCTCTTAATGCCTCGGTGGAGGCGGCAAGGGCAGGGGAGCACGGCCGTGGTTTTGCTGTCGTAGCCTCTGAAGTGCGTAAGCTGGCAGAAGGAAGTCGGCTGGCTGCTCAGGACATTGGTGCAACTTCTACCCAGTCGGTAATTACGGCAGAACAAGCAGGCGAGCGTATTAAGGGATTAGTACCTGCCATCGAACGGACTGCTCAATTAGTGCGCGATATTGCCAGCAGCAGCCAGGAACAGTCGTTAGGTATCGAGCAGATCAATAAGGCGACTTACGAGCTGTACCAAGGCGCGCAAGATATTTCAAAACTTGCAGAACAGTTGACGAGCACGTCGCTTGAAATGGAAGAAACGGCGACCTCTTTGCAACGCGAAGCGTCTGTTTAAGATCTGCTTGTTTTTTTATCTACTGTGTTTTTGTGCTGTGTTTTGCACTGAGTATTTTTCCATAAAGCTAGCCGCGTCTAATGACGCGGCATCATCGGAAAATGCACGGTTAAAAGGTTGTTTAGACTCGCTTCTTGGATAACAGAGTTTAGCAACCTAAGAGCTTAGTCATCTAAGAGTTTAGTTATCTAAGAGCTTAGCAACCGAGAAGCGAGCTGGCTTACAACCAAGTGCAGTATGTCTTCAAGTACTGTTGGTTAGTGTTGTGCAGCACTAAAGGTCGTACTGTTCCCGGGCATAGCCCCCAAGGCCAATAGCATCTAGGCGAGATAGGGGGGCAAGGAAAGTCACTTGTATCACGCCCGGTGCACGGCCAATTTCTATAGCACCGTTAATGGTGGCTCGATTACGGATTTCAGCGACACTCATATCAAGTAGGGTAGCCGCTCGCTGAAGGCCGTCTTCAATTGCCTCATTGAGGTTAGCAGCGGTTCCAATCACCGAGATTGGCGCTAGCGGCTCAATGTTTTCTACTCCCCATTTTTCTGCCAATTGCTGGCCTTTGGCCTTTTCAGATGCACTAAACGGTTTGGCTAATGGTGGCAGATCTTCCAGCAGCGGGAATAAAACGGGGCCGTCCAGTGGGTAGTTTTTCACGACTTCTACCTGAAGCGTGACGCTTCCTGCTACATCCATAGTGTGCCCAGCAATTTCGCCATCACCCTGGCCTGCATGCATATCTCCCATATAAACCCCTGCGCCTGGCACCTTAACAGGGGCAATAAGGATGGCGCCGGCACGAACAGCATCAATATCCATGTGTCCGTCGGTTTTGTGCGTAGCTAATTGCTCGGGCGTAATAGCATACTCATGTGGCGCCCCGATCAAGAAAGCACCAAAATCACCAGCGTTGTGGCTGTCTGGCATTGGCATTGACGGGCAAGTACCAAGCTGCCCCATAAATGGCCGCGTGCGAATTAGCGTTCCAGGCATATCTGATGGTGCATAGTTAAGAATAGAGTGCTGTCGGCTGCCTGGGGGTAAAGCTGAGTAATGGTCAGCGCGTTGGGCGATGGTAGTTGCCACATTGCTAGGTACGGTAAGCCCGATTGTTCGGTCATCGTCAAAGGTGACGGTGTAGCCATGGACTATTTCGAAGGGTTTTACAGGGTTATTGCAGGCATCACACTTTACGGCATCTTGCCCGATGCCATCGATATGGGTCTCGGGCCACAGTGTGTCACAAACAGGGCAGCGAGCGGCAACATAGGGGTCGCCAAGGCAAAATCCTTCGGGCGAGCTATCATGTCCAGACGCGGTCGCGATAGAGGTAACGGCAATATCGCGAATACGGATGGCAACACCATCACCTACTTCTGCGCCCTCAATAAACACGGGAGTAGTCACCTCATGTCCGCCGCGAAGACGTGGGGTAATCATCGGTCCCCAACAGCCAGGTGCAGTGTTGGCTGTGATGGTCCCCCCATTTTTAACTGGTCCCAACATGGGGGCATTGGGGTCTAGCACACTGTTAGTAAATTCTTGCACAACAACGTGTTGCTGAACGGTTGATGACTTATCTATGGTATGTTGCATGGAAAGTATCCTTTTGTTTTTTATGCATTTTTATGCAAGCGACCGCTGTCTATCACATGCTTAACCCTAAAGAGTCTTTATAGGTGGCTGTTGTTAGGGCGACGCTTTTGAATTTATCATTATTTTATTTTTTTTAAACCTGAAAACTTCATTGGTATAGGATGTGTAGAGGTTATTCAGACAAGCTATTCAGACATGTTATCCAGAGTAGCGCTTCGTCCTGTGTGACTGACTAGGTCATTTTCTGTCTCTTTACCATTACTTCTTTAATTATTCTGAGGTGACTGATGCACACAACACGTATCGCTATTGTCGGCGGTGGGTTAGCAGGTCTTTACGCCGCTTACCTGTTAGAGCAGCAGGGAATTAGTGACTTTGTATTGTTAGAAGGGCGTGACGAGCTAGGTGGTCGTATTGCATCAGTAACGCCAGAAGGCAAGTCGGCGCCAGGACAACAACCTGAGGCATTTGATATGGGGCCTTCGTGGTTTTGGCCAGGCTTTCAGCATGCTCTTGGTGCATTGGTGGAGTCTCTGGGTATCGTTTCTTTTGCCCAGTTTGAAACGGGGGATATGTTGGTTGAACGTACGCTTAATGGAACCCCAGTTCGCATGCAGGGGTTTGTGAATACGCCGCCTTCAATGCGTTTAAAAGGTGGCATGAGCGTGTTAATTGAAGCTTTGCGCCAGCGTGTCGATTCTCAGAGGATAGTGACAGGTCAAACGGTTGAGCGTTTGTCGTTCAATGGTGAGGCAGTTGAACTATTAAGTGAAGATAAAGGTGGGCTTATACAACGCTATTACGCAGATCATGTTCTTCTGGCGGTACCGCCAAGACTTGCTGAGCAACGTATTACGTTCTCGCCAGCGTTACCAGTAAGTCTTGCCCATCAATGGCGGCACACAGCAACATGGATGGCCCCACACGCTAAATATGTCGCTCTTTTCCCAACACCTTTCTGGCGTGAACGTGGTCTTTCTGGCGAGGCACGTAGTTTGATTGGCCCATTAGGTGAAATACACGATGCGTCTGATCCCAGTGGTCATGGGGCGCTCTTTGGCTTTTTTAGCGTGCCTGCAAGCGCGAGAAAAAAGAGTAGAGAAAACGTCTTGCGGCAACGCTGCCGTGATCAATTGATCAGGGTATTTGGCCCGCAGGCAGGTACGCCTGTTATCGATATTATTAAGGATTGGGCTGTAGAGCCGTTAACGGCGACAGCCTCAGATTGCCACCTCGGTGAGCATAGTACGCCGCCGCCCGCGAGCGCTTTAGAAGGGCCTTGGCAGCATCGTTTAATAGGCATTGGTAGTGAATGGGGGCAGCAGTACCCTGGCTATTTAGCAGGCGCTATTGAAGCAGCAGAGCGTGGCGTAAGCGGTCTGCTAGCGTCAAGTCAGCTCTTCAGTGCCGATCGTTAGTGGATCGACCCTAAAGTTTAAGCACTTTCACACTGTAGTGTTTGGATGCGGGATAGCCAGAACCGTCTAATCGTTCATTAGCATTCTCAATCACATCCCGGCAGGTTGGGCTTGGCTCTCAGCCTAATGTGTTCAGTTTTTTGATCAGCTCTTCTACATGGCCACTCAGCATCAGCTTTTGCACAGGGTTCATATTCACGTTCAACGACGGTAACGCTTCGCTGACGAGCAATGGTTTGCCAGCGGTATGTAGCATTACGCCGAGCATCGCCTCACGTAGCTGAGGGTCATGTGGGTCGCGTAGCAGTAGTAAGTCAGTCAGCAGTCCTGTTACCTGAACGGCATGTCTGACCCAATCCGGTTCTCCTCTTAGAAACGCTAGGGCATACAGAAAGGCTTTGCGATCCTGTGCGATTAGATAGCGAAGCGTATCGACGCAATCGTATAAAATCTCGCTAGGAAACACGTTGCGGTTTTTCATTCGTGTGCTGTAGCAGCGAGCGAATTATATTGGCTGAAGAATTCTGGTGCTGGGCGGGGGGAGAATTTGAAATACCTGCCTATGTGAGTCGTTTTTATTTGCCCAGGTCAAGGCACTGTTTTTAGTTGTTATAAGTGCAAACTCTACACATTAATTAGCAGTGTCATCAATTTAATCAGTGTTTTTTGCTATTAAATTGCCTCGAAATAAGATGAATA containing:
- a CDS encoding DUF6436 domain-containing protein; amino-acid sequence: MPRKLVGFSLVLGWGTFIVIAFWLFTYKNLRLFADEQDVLAQFPADVAQSMTSIGPLPTQSIGRLIHFWNPACRCSRFSQSHVEEIITSYEKQGIDFVVAVPNQSLVDRALTTFPGVSDVIVINNLEGLSSPSAVIFDSQNTLVYFGPYSDGAFCSSDGSTPVEQVLDSAITQQSVTPWLNLSTFGCYCDWPN
- a CDS encoding methyl-accepting chemotaxis protein; this translates as MFKILIAQGVLALALASWYSTWLEALIISVPTVILGGYLTYSQGSDLLTRLYLGAAFMVMTGLHIHQTHGLIEVHFGLFVLLAILLYYRDWRVIAAAAVVALIHHLSFHVLQSMDIGIYVMPEASLKMVLVHGGYLAFEAAVLVALANIMAGEFIRSQGALNESDRLGSELQRQRAALLSEVEQAINNMAGLSSRVSSASESLSSATTQQAASVEQTTASLDELSATVAQNAENAVETESVANQAARDASDGSAAVLQTIQAMRDIASKVKIIDDIAFQTNLLALNASVEAARAGEHGRGFAVVASEVRKLAEGSRLAAQDIGATSTQSVITAEQAGERIKGLVPAIERTAQLVRDIASSSQEQSLGIEQINKATYELYQGAQDISKLAEQLTSTSLEMEETATSLQREASV
- a CDS encoding acetamidase/formamidase family protein, whose protein sequence is MQHTIDKSSTVQQHVVVQEFTNSVLDPNAPMLGPVKNGGTITANTAPGCWGPMITPRLRGGHEVTTPVFIEGAEVGDGVAIRIRDIAVTSIATASGHDSSPEGFCLGDPYVAARCPVCDTLWPETHIDGIGQDAVKCDACNNPVKPFEIVHGYTVTFDDDRTIGLTVPSNVATTIAQRADHYSALPPGSRQHSILNYAPSDMPGTLIRTRPFMGQLGTCPSMPMPDSHNAGDFGAFLIGAPHEYAITPEQLATHKTDGHMDIDAVRAGAILIAPVKVPGAGVYMGDMHAGQGDGEIAGHTMDVAGSVTLQVEVVKNYPLDGPVLFPLLEDLPPLAKPFSASEKAKGQQLAEKWGVENIEPLAPISVIGTAANLNEAIEDGLQRAATLLDMSVAEIRNRATINGAIEIGRAPGVIQVTFLAPLSRLDAIGLGGYAREQYDL
- a CDS encoding flavin monoamine oxidase family protein, translating into MHTTRIAIVGGGLAGLYAAYLLEQQGISDFVLLEGRDELGGRIASVTPEGKSAPGQQPEAFDMGPSWFWPGFQHALGALVESLGIVSFAQFETGDMLVERTLNGTPVRMQGFVNTPPSMRLKGGMSVLIEALRQRVDSQRIVTGQTVERLSFNGEAVELLSEDKGGLIQRYYADHVLLAVPPRLAEQRITFSPALPVSLAHQWRHTATWMAPHAKYVALFPTPFWRERGLSGEARSLIGPLGEIHDASDPSGHGALFGFFSVPASARKKSRENVLRQRCRDQLIRVFGPQAGTPVIDIIKDWAVEPLTATASDCHLGEHSTPPPASALEGPWQHRLIGIGSEWGQQYPGYLAGAIEAAERGVSGLLASSQLFSADR